The Yersinia intermedia genome window below encodes:
- the fbaA gene encoding class II fructose-bisphosphate aldolase, producing MSKIFDFVKPGVITGDDVQKVFAVAKENNFALPAVNCVGTDSINAVLETAAKVRAPVIVQFSNGGAAFIAGKGVKAEGQGAAILGAISGAHHVHQMAEHYGVPVILHTDHCAKKLLPWLDGLLDAGEKHFAATGKPLFSSHMIDLSEESLEENIEICSKYLTRMAKLGMTLEIELGCTGGEEDGVDNSHMDASSLYTQPQDVDYAYEKLNAISPRFTIAASFGNVHGVYKPGNVKLTPTILRDSQDYVSKKHNLPHNSLNFVFHGGSGSTAAEIKEAVSYGVVKMNIDTDTQWATWEGILGYYKKNEAYLQGQLGNPEGADKPNKKFYDPRAWLRAAQVTMVARLEKAFEELNAKDVL from the coding sequence ATGTCTAAAATTTTTGATTTCGTAAAACCAGGTGTCATCACAGGTGATGACGTTCAGAAAGTGTTCGCAGTAGCCAAAGAGAACAACTTTGCTCTGCCAGCAGTTAACTGTGTCGGCACCGACTCTATTAACGCAGTGCTGGAAACAGCAGCCAAAGTGCGTGCGCCAGTTATCGTTCAGTTCTCTAACGGTGGTGCAGCATTTATCGCAGGTAAAGGCGTTAAAGCAGAAGGTCAGGGTGCTGCAATTCTGGGCGCTATCTCTGGTGCACACCATGTTCATCAAATGGCTGAACACTATGGTGTTCCTGTTATTCTGCACACCGACCATTGCGCCAAGAAATTGCTGCCATGGTTAGACGGCTTGTTGGACGCAGGTGAGAAACACTTTGCGGCTACCGGCAAACCTCTGTTCTCTTCTCACATGATCGACCTGTCTGAAGAGTCCCTGGAAGAAAACATCGAAATTTGTAGCAAATACCTGACTCGCATGGCGAAACTGGGTATGACGCTGGAAATTGAACTGGGTTGCACCGGTGGTGAAGAAGATGGCGTGGACAACAGCCATATGGACGCATCTTCCCTGTATACTCAACCACAAGATGTTGATTACGCTTACGAAAAACTGAACGCTATCAGCCCACGTTTCACCATCGCTGCCTCTTTCGGTAACGTACACGGTGTTTACAAACCAGGTAACGTGAAACTGACCCCAACTATTCTGCGTGATTCTCAGGATTATGTTTCCAAGAAACACAATCTGCCGCACAACAGCTTGAACTTCGTATTCCACGGTGGTTCAGGTTCTACTGCTGCTGAAATCAAAGAAGCGGTTAGCTATGGCGTAGTTAAAATGAATATCGACACCGATACCCAATGGGCAACGTGGGAAGGTATTCTGGGCTACTACAAAAAGAACGAAGCTTATCTGCAAGGCCAACTGGGTAACCCAGAAGGTGCTGACAAGCCGAACAAGAAATTCTATGACCCACGTGCGTGGCTGCGTGCTGCACAGGTGACTATGGTTGCTCGTCTGGAAAAAGCTTTTGAAGAACTGAACGCCAAAGACGTTCTGTAA
- the mscS gene encoding small-conductance mechanosensitive channel MscS, with translation MEELNVVDGINEASTWLVDNQDLLIQYAVNLVAALLILTVGSIIAKVASRMLGRVMKLRGIDVTVADFLAAMARYSILAFTIVAVLGRLGVQTASVIAVIGAAGLAVGLALQGSLSNFAAGVLLVAFRPFKAGEYVDLGGVAGTVVQVQIFSTTLRTVDDKIIVVPNGKIIANNIINTSREPNRRTDMVIGVAYDADIDVVKKVLGDIIAADKRIMHDKGVTVRLNEMAASSLNFTVRVWTTNGDAMEVYWDLMENFKRALDANKIGIPYPQMDVHLHQVAKAEADQPESLRT, from the coding sequence ATGGAAGAATTAAATGTAGTTGATGGTATCAATGAAGCGAGTACCTGGTTGGTGGATAACCAAGATTTGCTGATTCAATACGCGGTTAATCTGGTCGCAGCATTATTGATCTTAACCGTCGGTTCAATCATCGCTAAAGTCGCGTCACGTATGCTCGGTCGGGTCATGAAGTTACGTGGCATTGATGTCACCGTAGCGGATTTCCTGGCAGCAATGGCGCGTTACAGCATTCTGGCTTTCACTATCGTTGCGGTGCTGGGGCGTTTAGGTGTGCAGACTGCATCGGTGATTGCCGTTATCGGTGCCGCTGGTTTAGCTGTTGGTTTGGCGCTACAAGGCTCGCTGTCGAACTTTGCCGCAGGTGTGCTGCTGGTAGCCTTTCGGCCATTTAAGGCGGGTGAATATGTCGATCTGGGCGGTGTCGCGGGCACAGTAGTTCAGGTGCAAATATTCTCAACGACCCTTCGCACGGTTGATGACAAAATCATCGTGGTACCCAACGGCAAAATTATTGCTAATAACATCATCAACACCAGCCGTGAACCGAATCGCCGTACCGATATGGTCATCGGCGTTGCCTATGATGCTGATATTGATGTAGTGAAGAAAGTGCTGGGTGACATCATTGCCGCAGATAAACGTATCATGCACGACAAAGGGGTTACCGTCCGTCTGAATGAAATGGCTGCTTCTTCTCTCAACTTCACGGTGCGCGTTTGGACTACCAATGGCGATGCGATGGAAGTGTATTGGGATTTGATGGAGAACTTCAAACGCGCGTTGGATGCTAACAAAATTGGTATTCCTTACCCGCAAATGGACGTGCATTTACATCAGGTAGCAAAAGCTGAGGCGGATCAGCCAGAGAGCCTGCGTACTTGA
- the argO gene encoding arginine exporter ArgO, producing the protein MLAVYLQGFALSAAMILPLGPQNAFVMNQGIKRQHHLMSASLCALSDIILICAGIFGGSALLSRSPLLLALVTWGGVAFLLWYGWGALMAAWRGGGSSSAAAAGTQGRWPIVITLLAVTWLNPHVYLDTFVVLGSLGSQLLPDSRPWFALGAVSASVAWFFALALLAAWLSPWLNRPTSQRVINLLVGGVMWFIAFQLAQQALNL; encoded by the coding sequence ATGTTAGCTGTCTATTTACAGGGCTTCGCCCTCAGTGCTGCGATGATTTTACCCCTCGGGCCACAAAATGCCTTTGTGATGAACCAGGGGATTAAGCGTCAGCATCATTTGATGAGTGCCTCACTTTGTGCGCTAAGTGACATTATCTTGATTTGTGCAGGGATCTTTGGCGGCAGTGCCTTACTGAGCCGTTCGCCATTGCTACTGGCACTGGTCACTTGGGGCGGAGTGGCTTTTCTGTTGTGGTACGGTTGGGGCGCACTGATGGCCGCATGGCGTGGGGGTGGCTCCTCATCTGCCGCAGCAGCAGGTACGCAAGGGCGTTGGCCAATCGTCATAACCCTACTGGCGGTAACCTGGCTTAATCCGCATGTTTATCTCGATACCTTTGTGGTGCTCGGTAGCCTTGGCAGCCAGTTATTACCCGACTCCCGGCCTTGGTTTGCTTTGGGTGCTGTGAGTGCCTCTGTTGCCTGGTTTTTTGCCCTCGCGCTACTGGCGGCGTGGTTATCGCCGTGGCTTAACCGCCCAACGTCGCAGCGGGTGATTAATCTGTTGGTCGGAGGGGTAATGTGGTTTATTGCTTTTCAGTTAGCGCAACAAGCACTAAATCTGTGA
- a CDS encoding oxidative stress defense protein codes for MKLKTLALAAMMGLGTLPLALHVQAAELPEGPHVVTSGTASVDATPDIATIAIEVSVSAKDAADAKKQVDTRVAQYFDFLRKSGIEKKDINAANIRTQPEYDYQKSGEAVLKGYRAVRQVQVTLRQLDKLNELLDGALKSGLNEIRAVELGVANPDTYREQARKKAIENAISQAGSLADGFKVKLGPVYSIRYHVANYQPMPVARMFKSAEAAPANDAAQTYEQQTIHFDDQVDVVFELQTATSTAK; via the coding sequence GTGAAGTTGAAGACATTGGCTTTGGCCGCAATGATGGGATTAGGGACGTTACCTTTGGCGCTACACGTTCAGGCAGCCGAACTGCCAGAAGGGCCGCATGTTGTCACCTCCGGGACCGCCAGTGTTGATGCGACACCGGATATCGCGACTATCGCTATTGAAGTTAGTGTATCAGCCAAAGATGCTGCTGATGCAAAAAAACAGGTTGATACGCGGGTCGCACAATATTTTGATTTCTTACGTAAAAGTGGCATTGAAAAGAAAGATATCAATGCTGCCAATATTCGTACCCAACCTGAATACGATTACCAGAAAAGCGGTGAAGCGGTATTGAAGGGATATCGTGCCGTGCGCCAGGTTCAGGTAACATTGCGCCAACTGGATAAGCTGAATGAGTTACTCGATGGTGCGCTGAAGTCTGGTCTAAACGAAATCCGCGCGGTGGAACTCGGGGTGGCAAACCCGGATACTTATCGTGAACAGGCGCGTAAAAAAGCTATTGAGAATGCCATTAGCCAGGCAGGATCACTGGCTGATGGATTTAAAGTTAAACTGGGGCCGGTCTACAGCATCCGTTATCACGTTGCTAACTACCAGCCAATGCCGGTAGCCCGCATGTTTAAAAGCGCTGAAGCGGCACCTGCCAATGATGCAGCGCAAACTTATGAGCAGCAGACCATCCATTTTGATGATCAGGTTGATGTCGTGTTTGAACTCCAAACTGCGACCAGTACCGCCAAATAA
- a CDS encoding LysR family transcriptional regulator ArgP, giving the protein MKRPDYRTLQALDAVIRERGFERAAQKLCITQSAVSQRIKQLENLFGQPLLVRTVPPRPTEQGQKLLALLHQVELLEEEWLGNDNGGDTPLLLSLAVNADSLATWLLPALKPVLADSPIRLNLQVEDETRTQERLRRGEVVGAVSIQPQPLPSCLVDQLGALDYLFVASKPFAERYFPNGVTRSALLKAPAVAFDHLDDMHQAFLQQNFDLSPGSVPCHIVNSSEAFVQLARQGTTCCMIPHLQIEKELASGELINLTPGLLQRRMLFWHRFAPESRTMRKVTDALLSYGRQVLRQD; this is encoded by the coding sequence ATGAAACGCCCAGACTACCGTACGCTACAAGCGCTGGACGCGGTGATCCGTGAACGCGGTTTTGAACGCGCTGCACAAAAACTTTGTATCACCCAATCGGCAGTATCTCAACGCATCAAGCAGTTGGAGAATCTGTTCGGTCAACCGCTGCTGGTGCGCACTGTGCCACCACGGCCTACCGAGCAAGGGCAAAAACTGCTCGCGTTACTGCATCAGGTTGAGTTACTGGAAGAAGAGTGGCTGGGCAATGATAATGGCGGAGATACGCCATTGTTATTGTCGCTGGCAGTCAACGCCGACAGTTTGGCGACCTGGTTGCTACCGGCATTGAAACCGGTGCTGGCTGATTCCCCTATCCGGCTGAACTTACAAGTCGAGGATGAAACTCGAACTCAGGAACGGTTGCGTCGCGGCGAGGTCGTGGGTGCTGTCAGTATCCAACCTCAACCGCTACCCAGTTGTCTGGTTGATCAACTCGGTGCGCTGGATTACTTGTTTGTCGCCTCCAAACCTTTCGCTGAGCGTTATTTCCCCAATGGTGTAACCCGCTCAGCATTATTGAAAGCGCCAGCGGTAGCATTTGACCATCTGGATGATATGCATCAGGCGTTTTTACAGCAGAATTTTGATTTATCACCGGGCAGTGTGCCCTGCCATATTGTTAACTCTTCCGAAGCTTTTGTGCAGTTAGCACGGCAGGGAACTACCTGTTGTATGATCCCGCATCTGCAAATCGAGAAAGAACTGGCGTCAGGCGAATTGATCAATCTGACCCCAGGATTGCTGCAACGGCGGATGCTGTTCTGGCACCGGTTTGCACCGGAAAGCAGGACCATGAGAAAGGTGACTGACGCCCTGCTGTCTTATGGGCGTCAGGTATTACGGCAGGACTAA
- the rpiA gene encoding ribose-5-phosphate isomerase RpiA, producing MTQDELKKAVGWAALDYVKPGTIVGVGTGSTAAHFIDALGSIKGQIEGAVSSSDASTAKLKSYGIHVFDCNEVDVLDIYVDGADEINGQMQMIKGGGAALTREKIIAAIARQFICIADASKQVDILGKFPLPVEVIPMARSYVARELVKLGGLPEYRQNVLTDNGNVILDVHNLSILDAIALENKINGIAGVVTVGLFANRGADVALIGTADGVKTIKLK from the coding sequence ATGACTCAGGATGAACTTAAAAAAGCAGTAGGCTGGGCAGCATTAGATTATGTCAAACCTGGTACCATCGTTGGGGTCGGCACCGGCTCGACTGCGGCACATTTTATTGATGCACTTGGCTCCATCAAGGGCCAGATAGAAGGGGCGGTTTCCAGCTCTGATGCGTCTACTGCCAAACTGAAAAGTTACGGCATCCACGTATTTGATTGTAATGAAGTGGACGTATTGGATATCTATGTTGACGGTGCTGATGAAATTAACGGCCAGATGCAGATGATCAAAGGCGGTGGTGCTGCGCTGACCCGCGAGAAAATCATTGCTGCTATTGCTCGTCAGTTTATCTGCATCGCGGATGCATCCAAGCAGGTTGATATACTGGGCAAATTCCCGCTGCCAGTTGAAGTTATCCCAATGGCCCGTTCTTATGTGGCTCGTGAACTGGTTAAGCTGGGTGGCTTACCGGAGTACCGTCAGAACGTCCTGACTGATAACGGCAACGTTATTTTGGATGTCCACAATTTGAGTATTTTGGATGCCATTGCGTTAGAAAATAAAATTAATGGTATTGCCGGTGTCGTTACGGTTGGCTTATTTGCTAATCGGGGGGCTGATGTGGCACTGATTGGCACCGCCGACGGCGTTAAGACCATAAAATTAAAGTGA
- the serA gene encoding phosphoglycerate dehydrogenase translates to MAKVSLEKDRIKFLLVEGVHQSTVDNLRAAGYSNIEYHKGALDTEALKASIKDAHFIGIRSRTHLSEEVFAAAEKLVAVGCFCIGTNQVDLNAATKRGVPVFNAPFSNTRSVAEMVLGELLLMFRGIPSANAKAHRGEWNKLAVGSYEARGKKLGIIGYGHIGTQLGILAESVGMKVFFYDIENKLSLGNAQQVRHLSDLLNMSDVISLHVPENHSTKNMIGPEQLALMKPGAMLINASRGTVVDIPALCDALASNHLAGAAIDVFPEEPATNKDPFNSPLCEFDNVLLTPHIGGSTQEAQENIGDEVAGKLAKYSDNGSTLSAVNFPEVSLPAHGDNTRRLLHIHENRPGILTSINKIFAEQDVNIAAQYLQTSAEIGYVVIDVETDDAENAEKALQAMKAIPGTIRARLLY, encoded by the coding sequence ATGGCAAAAGTATCACTGGAGAAAGACAGAATTAAGTTTCTGTTAGTGGAAGGGGTGCACCAGAGCACAGTTGATAATCTGCGTGCAGCCGGTTATAGCAATATTGAATATCATAAAGGTGCCTTAGACACCGAAGCACTGAAAGCATCGATCAAAGATGCTCACTTCATCGGCATTCGATCGCGTACGCATCTGTCTGAAGAAGTTTTTGCGGCAGCAGAAAAATTAGTCGCAGTAGGTTGTTTCTGTATCGGTACCAATCAGGTTGATTTAAACGCGGCCACCAAACGCGGCGTGCCGGTATTCAATGCACCTTTCTCCAATACCCGTTCGGTAGCTGAAATGGTACTGGGCGAGTTACTGCTGATGTTCCGGGGCATTCCATCGGCTAACGCCAAAGCTCACCGTGGTGAGTGGAACAAGCTGGCGGTGGGTTCCTATGAAGCCCGTGGCAAGAAGCTGGGTATTATCGGTTATGGTCATATCGGCACCCAACTAGGGATTCTGGCAGAAAGTGTCGGGATGAAAGTATTTTTCTACGATATCGAAAATAAACTGTCGTTAGGGAATGCCCAGCAGGTGCGTCACCTGTCTGATTTGCTGAATATGAGTGATGTGATTAGCCTGCATGTGCCGGAAAACCACTCCACTAAAAATATGATTGGCCCTGAGCAGTTGGCTCTGATGAAGCCGGGTGCGATGCTGATTAACGCCTCACGCGGTACTGTGGTCGATATCCCGGCCTTGTGTGATGCATTGGCCAGCAATCATTTGGCAGGAGCCGCAATCGACGTCTTCCCTGAAGAGCCAGCAACCAATAAGGACCCGTTCAATTCACCTTTGTGCGAGTTTGATAATGTGTTGCTAACACCACATATTGGGGGCTCCACTCAGGAAGCGCAGGAAAATATCGGTGATGAAGTGGCGGGTAAGCTGGCGAAGTATTCCGACAACGGTTCTACGCTGTCTGCGGTCAACTTCCCTGAGGTTTCTCTGCCTGCTCACGGCGATAATACCCGCCGTCTGTTGCATATCCATGAGAACCGCCCAGGTATTCTGACCAGCATTAACAAAATCTTTGCTGAACAAGACGTTAACATTGCAGCACAGTATCTGCAAACCAGCGCTGAAATCGGTTATGTCGTTATTGATGTTGAAACTGATGATGCGGAAAATGCAGAAAAAGCATTGCAGGCGATGAAGGCGATCCCAGGAACTATCCGTGCTCGTTTGCTTTACTAA
- a CDS encoding 5-formyltetrahydrofolate cyclo-ligase, which translates to MPLTAQYTLERQKIRSEIRERRRLLTAEQQHQSAHLAAQHIAEHDKIRQANTIAVFLSFDGELNTRPIIEQLWQQQKQVYLPVLHPFSTGNLLFLRYRPDSTLVRNRLKILEPQLDVREVLPLNQLDMVITPLVAFDSHGQRLGMGGGFYDRTLQHWQQGGPYPIGLAHDCQWVEHLPCELWDVPLPEIVTPTKVWQW; encoded by the coding sequence ATGCCTTTGACTGCGCAATATACCCTTGAACGACAAAAGATTCGTAGTGAAATTCGTGAACGTCGGCGTCTTTTGACTGCGGAGCAACAGCATCAATCAGCGCATCTGGCGGCACAGCATATCGCTGAGCATGACAAAATTCGTCAGGCTAACACCATTGCCGTATTCCTCTCCTTCGATGGCGAACTCAATACCCGCCCCATTATTGAGCAGCTATGGCAGCAGCAAAAACAGGTTTACCTGCCAGTTCTGCACCCTTTTAGCACCGGGAATTTATTGTTTCTGCGTTATCGCCCCGATAGCACGCTGGTCCGTAATCGCCTGAAAATCCTTGAACCACAATTAGATGTGCGAGAAGTTCTGCCACTAAACCAATTGGATATGGTGATAACCCCGTTGGTGGCATTTGATAGCCACGGGCAACGTTTAGGTATGGGCGGTGGCTTTTATGACCGTACGCTGCAACACTGGCAGCAAGGTGGCCCTTATCCTATTGGCCTGGCCCATGATTGCCAATGGGTCGAGCACTTGCCCTGTGAGCTTTGGGACGTGCCATTGCCAGAAATAGTAACACCAACAAAAGTGTGGCAGTGGTGA
- the zapA gene encoding cell division protein ZapA produces the protein MSAQPVDIQIFGRSLRVNCPPEQQDALNMAAEDLNQRLQDLKVRTRVTNTEQLVFIAALNVCHELAQERLKTRDYASNMEQRIRMLQQTIEQALLEQGRISERQDAQFE, from the coding sequence ATGTCTGCACAACCGGTAGATATTCAAATTTTTGGTCGCTCGTTAAGAGTAAATTGCCCGCCAGAACAACAAGACGCGTTGAACATGGCAGCAGAAGATCTTAACCAACGGTTGCAAGATCTCAAAGTTCGCACTAGAGTCACAAATACTGAGCAGTTAGTTTTTATCGCGGCATTGAACGTCTGTCACGAATTAGCTCAGGAAAGGTTGAAAACGCGTGACTATGCATCCAATATGGAGCAACGTATTAGGATGTTACAACAGACCATTGAACAGGCGTTGCTTGAACAAGGTCGCATCTCTGAACGTCAGGATGCACAGTTTGAATAA
- a CDS encoding YecA family protein, giving the protein MSIENTLPTYQSLALALSQQAVALTPAEMHGLISGMLCGGSKDNGWRTLVHDLTNEGVAFSQSLGLPLQQLHEATQEALENEGFMFQLLIPEGDDISVFDRADALSGWVNHFLLGLGMLQPKLAQVKDEVGEAIDDLRNIAQLGYDEDEDQEELAQSLEEVIEYVRVAAILCHIEFTQQKPTAPEMRKPTLH; this is encoded by the coding sequence ATGTCTATAGAGAATACATTACCAACTTACCAATCACTTGCCTTGGCGTTGAGCCAGCAAGCGGTAGCATTAACCCCCGCAGAAATGCATGGCCTGATCAGCGGCATGCTCTGTGGGGGCAGTAAAGACAATGGCTGGCGCACGCTGGTACATGATTTGACTAATGAAGGTGTTGCCTTCTCACAGTCCTTGGGGTTGCCGTTACAACAGTTACATGAAGCAACACAAGAGGCACTGGAGAATGAAGGTTTTATGTTCCAGTTACTTATCCCTGAAGGTGATGATATTTCGGTTTTCGACCGTGCTGACGCATTATCAGGCTGGGTTAACCATTTCCTGTTAGGTTTGGGTATGTTGCAACCAAAACTGGCGCAGGTGAAAGATGAAGTGGGCGAGGCCATCGATGATTTACGTAATATTGCCCAATTAGGCTACGACGAAGATGAAGATCAGGAAGAACTGGCCCAATCATTAGAAGAAGTTATCGAGTATGTGCGTGTGGCTGCTATTTTGTGCCATATCGAATTTACTCAACAGAAGCCGACAGCGCCGGAGATGCGCAAGCCAACACTACATTAA
- the pepP gene encoding Xaa-Pro aminopeptidase, which produces MTQQEYQNRRQALLAKMAPGSAALFFAAPEATRSADSEYPYRQNSDFSYLTGFNEPEAVLILVKSDENHNHSVLFNRVRDLTAEIWFGRRLGQDAAPLKLGVDRALPFDEIDEHLYLLLNRLDVIYHAQGQYAYADKIVFTALERLRNGFRKNLRAPATLTDWRPWLHEMRLFKSEEEIAVMRRAGEISALAHTRAMEKCRPGMFEYQLEGEILHEFTRHGARYPAYNTIVGGGENGCILHYTENESELRDGELVLIDAGCEYRGYAGDITRTFPVNGKFTPAQREIYDIVLASINKSLELFRPGTSIRDVTEQVARIMITGLVDLGILNGDIEQLIAEKAHRPFFMHGLSHWLGLDVHDVGDYTNSDRGRILEPGMVLTIEPGLYIAPDADVPPKYRGIGIRIEDDIVITADGNENLTASVVKDPDAIEALMAAAR; this is translated from the coding sequence ATGACTCAGCAAGAATACCAGAACCGCCGTCAGGCGCTGTTGGCGAAGATGGCCCCAGGCAGTGCAGCACTGTTTTTCGCCGCACCGGAGGCCACACGCAGTGCAGATTCTGAATACCCTTATCGTCAGAATAGCGATTTTAGCTACCTGACGGGATTCAATGAGCCGGAAGCGGTGTTGATTCTGGTAAAAAGCGATGAGAACCATAACCACAGCGTGTTGTTTAACCGGGTGCGGGACTTAACTGCCGAGATCTGGTTTGGCCGCCGTTTAGGGCAAGATGCAGCCCCCCTCAAGTTGGGCGTTGACCGCGCATTACCTTTCGATGAAATCGACGAACACCTCTATTTGCTGCTCAATCGCCTTGATGTGATTTATCACGCGCAGGGGCAATATGCTTATGCAGATAAAATTGTTTTCACCGCGCTGGAAAGATTACGCAACGGTTTTCGTAAAAATCTGCGTGCGCCTGCCACGCTAACTGACTGGCGTCCATGGTTGCATGAAATGCGCCTGTTTAAGTCAGAAGAAGAAATTGCCGTGATGCGCCGTGCTGGTGAAATCAGTGCACTGGCCCATACTCGCGCGATGGAAAAATGCCGTCCAGGCATGTTTGAGTATCAGTTGGAAGGGGAAATTCTGCATGAGTTCACCCGCCATGGCGCGCGTTACCCGGCATATAACACTATCGTTGGCGGGGGTGAAAATGGCTGTATTCTGCATTACACCGAAAATGAGAGTGAATTGCGGGATGGTGAGTTAGTGCTGATTGATGCAGGTTGTGAATACCGTGGCTATGCCGGTGATATCACCCGCACTTTCCCGGTTAACGGCAAATTCACGCCAGCGCAACGCGAGATTTATGACATCGTTCTGGCCTCGATTAATAAATCATTAGAATTGTTCCGCCCTGGTACCAGCATTCGCGACGTCACCGAGCAGGTGGCGCGGATCATGATTACGGGTCTGGTTGATTTGGGCATTCTGAACGGTGATATCGAGCAATTGATCGCAGAAAAAGCGCATCGCCCCTTCTTTATGCACGGTCTAAGCCACTGGTTAGGGTTGGATGTGCATGATGTCGGTGATTACACCAACAGTGACCGTGGCCGCATTTTGGAACCGGGTATGGTGTTGACCATTGAACCGGGTCTCTATATCGCACCAGATGCTGATGTGCCACCAAAATACCGTGGTATTGGTATTCGTATCGAAGATGACATTGTGATTACCGCTGACGGCAATGAGAATCTGACCGCCAGTGTGGTGAAAGATCCTGATGCCATTGAAGCCCTGATGGCGGCAGCGAGATAA
- the ubiH gene encoding 2-octaprenyl-6-methoxyphenyl hydroxylase, which yields MSVIIVGGGMAGATLALAISSLTKGRVPVALVEAQRPDSKQHPGFDARAIALAQGTCQQLERIGIWAHLADCATAIEHVHVSDSGHSGFVNLCAADYGVPALGNVIELHDAGKRLFTLLQNAPGVTLHCPATVVDVVRTAASASVTLDNGQQLSAKLLVAADGSHSALARACNIQWQQQDYQQIAVIANVTTSELPAGRAFERFTRNGPLALLPMSEGRSSLVWCHAKHEKQQVDSWDDARFVAQLQQAFGWRLGKILHAGKRHSYPLQLLTASRHISHRLALVGNAAQTLHPIAGQGFNLGLRDVMSLAETIAQAGGDPGDYAVLSQYQQRRQGDQQATIGVTDGLIRLFANRYGPLVVGRNLALMAMEQMPAIRDTFARQTLGWVER from the coding sequence ATGAGCGTAATCATTGTTGGTGGTGGTATGGCCGGAGCAACTCTGGCGCTGGCTATTTCATCCCTCACCAAAGGGCGGGTGCCGGTTGCTTTGGTTGAGGCACAACGTCCTGATAGCAAACAGCATCCGGGGTTTGATGCCAGAGCAATTGCCTTGGCACAAGGCACCTGCCAGCAACTGGAGCGTATTGGTATCTGGGCGCATCTGGCTGATTGCGCCACCGCCATTGAACATGTTCATGTTAGTGATAGCGGTCATTCGGGCTTTGTTAACTTATGCGCCGCCGATTATGGTGTCCCGGCACTGGGCAATGTTATTGAGTTACATGACGCCGGTAAAAGGTTGTTTACCTTATTGCAGAACGCGCCGGGAGTGACGTTGCACTGCCCGGCTACAGTGGTTGATGTGGTTCGTACTGCTGCATCAGCCAGTGTGACGTTGGATAACGGCCAGCAATTGAGTGCAAAGCTGCTAGTTGCTGCGGATGGATCTCATTCGGCACTGGCGCGAGCTTGTAATATTCAGTGGCAGCAACAGGATTATCAACAGATCGCAGTGATTGCTAATGTGACCACCTCCGAGTTACCGGCAGGCCGAGCCTTTGAGCGTTTTACCCGTAACGGGCCGCTGGCATTATTACCGATGTCCGAAGGGCGTAGCTCGCTGGTCTGGTGCCATGCTAAACACGAAAAGCAGCAGGTCGATAGTTGGGATGACGCCCGCTTTGTGGCGCAATTGCAGCAAGCTTTTGGTTGGCGGTTGGGTAAAATTCTTCATGCGGGTAAGCGCCACAGCTACCCGCTGCAATTATTGACGGCTTCGCGCCATATCAGCCACCGTCTGGCATTAGTGGGTAATGCGGCGCAAACACTGCATCCCATTGCCGGGCAGGGTTTCAATCTAGGGCTGCGCGATGTGATGTCGCTGGCTGAAACCATTGCTCAGGCGGGGGGAGATCCCGGTGATTATGCGGTGCTCAGTCAATATCAGCAGCGGCGGCAAGGGGACCAACAGGCGACTATTGGTGTAACTGATGGTTTAATTCGTCTGTTTGCCAATCGCTATGGGCCACTGGTGGTTGGGCGTAACCTTGCACTGATGGCGATGGAGCAGATGCCTGCAATACGTGATACTTTCGCCCGGCAGACATTGGGATGGGTAGAACGTTAG